The window CTCGCCCCCCTTTTCTAAAGGGGGGATGTTGAAGACTTTGTTTTGACTTCAAATCCCATCCCCACCCAGGCCCTTCCCTTGAAGGGAAGGGATGCTCCTGTTATCTGTACCTGATGATTCGTGTGTTTACCATGCGATTGAAACAAACGAGGTCACAAGCGGGACTGAGTATTGGGAAATACCAGGCAACCTTTTTTCAGATAATGCAATGAACCACTTGCTGGTATGAACTGTTACAACTAAAAGGGCAGTGGCTTTGTTATTTCTTGTAACATCATTTTCTATTTATCTGTATTGACAACGTATATGCATTTTCTTAAAATTAATCCATGCGCTTTGAATGGGATGAACATAAAAATAAGGAAAATATAAAAAGGCATGGCATTTCTTTTGGGGAGGCGAAAGAGGTGTTCGACGACCCTTTTCATATCTCTCTTCTGGATAAAAGATTTGATTACTTTGAGGAAAGATGGATTACCATAGGCGCTACAAAAGATGGGAAAATTATAGTCATAGGCCACTTATATTATATGACAGAAGATGGCATTGAGATCATAAGGATTATAACCGCAAGAAAGGCTGCAAAAAAAGAAAGGGAACAATATGAAGACATTGGTGTCTAAACAAAAAAAGGAATTTGAACTAAAGGAAGAATATGATTTTTCAAAAGGTATCAGGGGGCGATTCTACCGGCCTAAAAAAATATCTGCTTCCATGAGGCTTGATAATGACATTTTGCTTTACCTCAAGAAGATTGCCGGCGAGAGGAAAATTGGGTATCAGACATTGATAAATACTGTTTTGAGAGAGTTCATTATTAAAGCCAATAAATAATAACTTCTACCATGAACTATTTCCACGATAGTTCAATTAAGTATGAAATTCCCGGTTTCAAGTTAAGGCAATAGTTATGAAGCGAGGCCCCATATCTCCCCCGCATACTCCTTTATAGTCCTGTCACTGGAGAATTTGCCCATGCTGGCTACGTTTATTATGGATTTCTTTGTCCAGTCTTCGGGGTTAAGGTAAACAGAGGATACCTTTTCCTGACAATTGACGTAATCAGCATAGTCAGCAAGTAGCATGTAGTTATCTGTCTCACGGAGGATAGTTGATAACCCATGGAATCTTTCTCTGCACCAGGGGGAGAAGAAGCCGTTTGCAATCATGTCAATGGCACGGGCCAGTTCCGGGTTAGACTGATAATATGAATACGGGTTGTAACCGGTTCTTTTCAGATTTTCTACTTCTCCGGCATGAAGGCCGAAGACGAATATGTTCTCATCACCTATCTCTTCTT is drawn from Nitrospirota bacterium and contains these coding sequences:
- a CDS encoding glycogen/starch/alpha-glucan phosphorylase encodes the protein MTLALNGALTVCTLDGANIEMKEEIGDENIFVFGLHAGEVENLKRTGYNPYSYYQSNPELARAIDMIANGFFSPWCRERFHGLSTILRETDNYMLLADYADYVNCQEKVSSVYLNPEDWTKKSIINVASMGKFSSDRTIKEYAGEIWGLAS
- a CDS encoding BrnA antitoxin family protein, which translates into the protein MKTLVSKQKKEFELKEEYDFSKGIRGRFYRPKKISASMRLDNDILLYLKKIAGERKIGYQTLINTVLREFIIKANK
- a CDS encoding BrnT family toxin — encoded protein: MRFEWDEHKNKENIKRHGISFGEAKEVFDDPFHISLLDKRFDYFEERWITIGATKDGKIIVIGHLYYMTEDGIEIIRIITARKAAKKEREQYEDIGV